The genomic segment GTATGAACCATAaatctttttataaatttaataaaaaaataatattataagttgaataatattatattaaaataataaaccaaagCAGTCAATGCGTGATGGTATTATTTGTagttaatatatgtatatgcatgAGTCAACCTGTCTTAGTTTCTCTCTCTCTAATTAACTCCATCttgattctttctttttttgggaTCTTACCATCTTTAATTCCCATTTAGACCTGAAACTAGATGGAGCACAACCAGCAACCAACACAATTCCAAGAAATGGATTCTGGGGAGAAACGACTTAATGAACTTGGATATAAGCAAGAACTCAGAAGAGAaatggtttttgtttttttctttcttttaatctttttttctttgttttcatacATGCAGTAACTTCTTAATTTGTTCCTTTATTTATGAATTGCAGACTCTGTTCAAGACTCTTGCGATCTCGTTTTCAACAATGACACTATTCACTGGGATAACTCCCTTGTATGGTTCAAGCCTTCAATATGCAGGTCCTGCTAGTCTTGTTTGGGGTTGGGTTGTTGTCTCTTTCTTCACTTGCTTTGTTGGAGTTGCAATGGCTGAGATCTGTTCTTCATTTCCTGTTTGTCTCCTTTCTCACTCTTGTTCCATTTTTGTCTTTCATTTTCAATTGGAAAATCTGCCCCGAGAGGTTAAACAATTTTAGTTTAGCCTCCAAGGTATTTGATGTTTTAAAGCCTTGCACTAAAATGAAGCCAAATGGTCCTAAcataggtaaaagtatcatggatttttacttttaaaaacttATCTTTATATGTCAGAGCATAAGGTACAGGTGacttatttagttattttgtcaATTACATcagtttttaataaaagaaatggaTGAACTTATCTAATATACAAGACTAATTTgtccaattttttaataaatgacaCAAAATACATTCTAACTCATAACACAGGGgcttccatggtacttttaccttcTAACATGATCTGTGAGAGCATTAATATGCTGTATACAATTATAGACATGACAGAATCCATCTCCTAATCCAACCATGAAAAATCATAATGCAGCTAATTCTAAAAGAGCTTCTACAACTAGAGGGAAATGACTTGCTCTTTCTTGTAAACTTTTAACAGACTACAGGTTCTCTTTACTTTTGGGCTGCTCATTTAGCTGGTCCCAAATGGGGTCCTTTCTCATCATGGTGTTGTGCTTGGCTTGAGACCATAGGGCTTATTGCTGGCATAGGTACTCAGGTATacttgaaaatgataaaaaacaaaacaatacaCAGTCCAATCTGTTAGTAAATTGTTTGAATTTAACcttgtgtttgtgtttgataTGGAAGGCTTATGCAGGATCACAAACACTGCAGAGCATCATCTTATTAAGCACTGGAACTAATAAAGATGGTGGATATTTTGCTCCAAAATGGCTCttcttatgcatgtatgtgaGCCTTACTTTAATATGGGCAGTACTCAACACCTTTGCATTAGAAGTGATTGCTTTCATCGACATAATTTCAATTTGGTGGCAGGTACAAGTTTTACGTTTGCGTACTTTAAGGCTTCATAGTGTGTCTTTCACTAGTAAAAATATCATGGAGGCACTTGTACTCagagttagattacattttaccccctttactaaaaaaataggcTAAATAGTCTctgtatattagattaaagagtaaattgatccttttgttaaaaattacattcatttctactgttaaaaattagtctCTGTATGTCAGCATCATGGCGCACCACATTTCACTTTCTGgttattcataaaagtaaatagacAAAAATGTTAATGGAAAGGACCAATCTGCTCTTTTGATCTAATGTGAAGAGACTAATTAGTTCATATTTAAGTAGAGGGGGTCAAATATCATGTAACTCTTAATAAATAGGTCTCTATGATAACTTTTACAGCCTTCATTGTATCAACTTGTGGTTCATTTATATACTTGATGTGCAATAAGATGATAATTCAGATATAGTTGATAAGCTAGTTAAACCAAAGTTTTCCCTGACAGGTAATTGGTGGCTTAGTGATAGTTATAATGCTCCCATTGGTTGCAATGACTAGAAAATCTGCAGCATATGTATTCACAAGTTTTGAAATGGGGGTAGACTCGACAGGAGTATCAAGCAAACCTTATGCAGTCATCCTCTCTTTTCTTGTCAGTCAATATTCATTGTATGGATATGATGCAGCAGCACATTTGACTGAAGAAACTAAAGGTGCTGATAAGAATGGTCCTATTTCAATTCTCTCCAGCATTGGGATCATTGCAGTATTTGGATGGGCTTATATTTTGGCCCTTACTTTCAGCATTAAGGTATGTCCAAAAAATGGTAAAAGTACTATAACAAtttgtattaagagttagattgcattttactcCTTTTatgttagataaaaaaataaactagtcattcttttaaaattttttatccatTTGTATGGTTAAAAACTAACATAACTAATGGAATAATGACATGTATCGTGTCATGTATGCCTTATATTGACACGTATAAGGATAGATGAAATTTGTAACAGaaagatcaatttgctctttaatctaagaTATAGTGActtatttactcattttttagtaAAGAGGACAAGATACAATATGAGTCTTAATATAAAGAgtttcataatacttttactgTCTAGAAAAGTATCAATAGATAATATATAGATACATGTTTACATATGAATATATAGATAGCTCTTCAATGTCATTATATATTGTTTCATTCAGGATTTTAGTTACCTCTATGATCCAAGCAATGAAACTGCGGGTGCATTTGTGCCAGCACAAATACTGTATGATGCATTCCATGGGAGGTATCATAATTCTGCTGGAGCAATTGTATTACTATTTGTCATTTGGGGCTCTTTCTTCTTTGGTGGGCTTTCAATCACTACCAGTGCAGCCAGAGTTGTaagtataatgatttatttagttctttaactttacaaaaaatttattttaacccttgaattagtgttttttttttggcaaaaCAATCCAAAATGGACGgaaaagttaacaaatgttaactttgctgacatgCCATTAGCGGTCGATGCGTATGCCACATcagtaattaattttaaagtttatggaaattttttttttgctacatATTTatggaatattttttaaaattttgtaaaaaattcaaaaattataaaaaaatatttaaattatttaaaaattcaaaaattattaaaaaaatttagaaaagaattaaaatttatatatttcttccatatttatttttttcttttctaataattattttgcattatttaggaaaaaaaaagaattttcatctattttggagTGTTTTTGACAAAAAAACCTCTAATCCAAGAGTTAAAAAAACGAAAAATttaaataaaggactaaaataaatttttttttttgcaaagttACAAGacaaaataaatcattatgcatAAATCTAATCTTAATAGCTAAGTTGTTAATATTGTCCAAGCCTTATGTCACCATTGGTACCCTTTAGGTATATGCTTTATCAAGAGATAAAGGGATCCCTTATTCATCAATATGGAGACAAGTTCACCCAAAGCGCAAAGTTCCATCAAATGCAGTATGGTTATGTGCAGCTATATGTATTGTAATGGGGCTACCAATCTTGAAAGTAAATGTAGTATTTACAGCCATAACTTCAATATGCACCATTGGATGGGTTGGTGGGTATGCAGTTCCAATATTTGCAAGAATGGTAATGCCAGAGAAGAATTTCAAACCTGGTCCATTTTATTTAGGCAGAGCAAGAAGACCAGTTTGTCTTGTAGCATTTGTCTGGATTTGTTACACATGTTCAGTGTTCCTTTTACCAACATATTACCCAATTACTTGGGATACATTTAATTATGCACCTGTTGCTTTAGGTGTGGGTTTGTCTTTGGTAATGGTTTGGTGGTGGGTGGATGCTAGGAAATGGTTTAAGGGACCTGTTAGGAACATTGAAATTTCTGGTAATGGAAAGGTTTAATATTAACCATAAACTACAATAGAGACatacatttataaatttatagatgAATATAaatccttcttcttcttttctgtaTTTTTGTGCTTTTATGGTTTAATTGATTCTGAATGTTGAGtgctcctctttttttttttttttttctctttctttgaaaCTACTTATCTAAATTTCATGCCTCTATAGCATGCTTATGGTCATTTACGTTGACTGACTCTGGCCTTGGAGATGATAGTATCTTATCTGACTGACTcaacaaattattaaaaataataatattttgggtttaaatttcaaaaatatttttttaaaaataaaaaattataaatattgaaacttttttgaaattgacttttggttttaaaacaaatgaaaatgaaaattgccaccaatcttttttttgtGAGTTGTGATCGGATAACCtcgtaatttgattattttaataaaatgcttgatttactaaaataataatttttggtctacaaaatccagaaaatgggttcgggagtcggttacgcatgaggaaggattagcaccctcgttacgcctaaaattgatacctaattgattacttgatgtcctAGCGTCgataattgaaaatttgaagagagtttaaaatatgatcccctttttgtattaagacattacttaactaaaattatTTTCGCGAAAAGGGCTTATTTCAAGTGGATCAAGAAGAAAAATCatgccccgtaagttaggacacaatacttTGAATTCTCGAAAGCGAGAACAAACGCTATTGGATTGTTACTTAAATCtcgtttttttttgaaatagatgtTCGACTATTTCGGTTTTAGGAGGAAGTCATATTCTGTAAGTTAGAAACATGACtcttctaattttaaaaataatgaacatttgcctctatttaaaattttcttttttatacatcgagtaaaaaaacaaatttaacatttaaagaAATGTGTATTTAACTTACTTGAGCATAGTATAGAAATGGGTAAATATATTTGAATACAGTTCGTGATATGGTTGTagcaataataaaattaaatgaaaaaattgaaacgAAGATATACGATAAAAAAAACATACTA from the Gossypium hirsutum isolate 1008001.06 chromosome D09, Gossypium_hirsutum_v2.1, whole genome shotgun sequence genome contains:
- the LOC107931315 gene encoding amino-acid permease BAT1 homolog translates to MEHNQQPTQFQEMDSGEKRLNELGYKQELRREMTLFKTLAISFSTMTLFTGITPLYGSSLQYAGPASLVWGWVVVSFFTCFVGVAMAEICSSFPTTGSLYFWAAHLAGPKWGPFSSWCCAWLETIGLIAGIGTQAYAGSQTLQSIILLSTGTNKDGGYFAPKWLFLCMYVSLTLIWAVLNTFALEVIAFIDIISIWWQVIGGLVIVIMLPLVAMTRKSAAYVFTSFEMGVDSTGVSSKPYAVILSFLVSQYSLYGYDAAAHLTEETKGADKNGPISILSSIGIIAVFGWAYILALTFSIKDFSYLYDPSNETAGAFVPAQILYDAFHGRYHNSAGAIVLLFVIWGSFFFGGLSITTSAARVVYALSRDKGIPYSSIWRQVHPKRKVPSNAVWLCAAICIVMGLPILKVNVVFTAITSICTIGWVGGYAVPIFARMVMPEKNFKPGPFYLGRARRPVCLVAFVWICYTCSVFLLPTYYPITWDTFNYAPVALGVGLSLVMVWWWVDARKWFKGPVRNIEISGNGKV